One genomic window of Borreliella burgdorferi B31 includes the following:
- the pstA gene encoding phosphate ABC transporter permease PstA: MYNSLFYFKKKQTLFLNKTQSFVPFKTEDGKEIQIAFIVNKNINTDKISIEDIHNIYNNKISHWGSISDQGIDIIPIASSIDSISNKAILKTLIKNNVFNKRYIKIEPSTKKILQTINSTIGSVGYLTKKEFESLDFKLYPNIKALKIKTMSVLISKKTLTKNENEIINTLGVDEVEKLIKGKEKWVNLISKDIKLKIIKYLDQEENIIQTIEKTEGALAIVPWHYFQNFKAPFIKMHYIDKSSPLNLNFILSIPRDSGAYGGISYLILNTFYVILLTTAISICIGIGTGIMLAEYTSSKIFYKILSMSVDILSSIPAIIFGLFGLIFFVPILGIGILSGAITSSLMILPMIVKTTEEAFKTIPKSYKYASFALGANKTETIIKVMVPAAIPGILTGIVLAIGRALGETAVLLFTMGTNLGLATNLNEPSRTLTVHLLMLFQEGHLDKGFGTASILVIMVLIINLTSKFLINKLYRIK; the protein is encoded by the coding sequence TTGTACAACTCTTTATTTTATTTCAAAAAAAAACAAACTTTATTTTTAAACAAAACTCAAAGCTTTGTGCCATTTAAAACAGAAGACGGCAAAGAAATACAAATTGCTTTTATTGTTAACAAAAATATCAACACAGACAAAATCTCAATAGAAGACATTCACAACATATATAATAATAAAATTTCACACTGGGGAAGCATTTCAGATCAGGGAATTGACATTATACCTATTGCAAGTTCAATTGACAGCATATCTAACAAAGCTATTCTAAAAACACTAATCAAAAACAATGTATTTAATAAAAGATACATAAAAATCGAACCATCTACCAAAAAAATACTTCAAACCATAAACAGCACAATAGGCTCTGTAGGCTATTTAACAAAAAAAGAATTTGAATCCCTAGATTTTAAATTATATCCCAATATTAAGGCTTTAAAAATAAAAACTATGTCTGTCCTAATAAGTAAAAAAACTTTAACAAAAAATGAAAATGAAATAATCAATACATTAGGTGTTGATGAAGTTGAAAAACTTATTAAAGGCAAAGAAAAATGGGTCAATTTAATATCAAAAGATATTAAATTAAAAATAATAAAATATCTTGATCAAGAAGAAAATATAATACAAACTATAGAAAAAACAGAAGGCGCACTAGCAATTGTGCCTTGGCATTATTTTCAAAATTTTAAAGCACCCTTTATTAAAATGCATTATATTGATAAAAGTAGTCCTTTAAATTTAAATTTCATATTATCTATTCCAAGAGATTCTGGCGCATATGGTGGAATTTCTTATTTAATATTAAATACTTTTTATGTAATACTATTAACAACCGCTATTTCAATATGCATTGGAATAGGAACTGGCATAATGCTTGCCGAATATACTTCTAGTAAAATATTTTACAAAATACTGTCTATGAGCGTTGACATTCTTTCTTCAATTCCTGCAATAATTTTTGGACTTTTTGGACTGATTTTTTTTGTGCCAATTCTTGGAATAGGAATACTCTCAGGAGCAATAACAAGCTCCCTAATGATATTACCAATGATTGTTAAAACAACCGAAGAAGCATTTAAAACAATCCCAAAATCATACAAATACGCTTCATTCGCCTTAGGGGCAAATAAAACAGAAACTATAATTAAAGTTATGGTTCCAGCAGCTATTCCCGGAATACTAACAGGAATAGTTCTTGCAATAGGAAGAGCTTTGGGAGAAACAGCTGTATTGCTTTTTACAATGGGAACAAACTTGGGACTTGCAACAAATTTAAATGAACCTTCAAGAAC
- the pstC gene encoding phosphate ABC transporter permease subunit PstC, with protein sequence MHLSLKTKRKIIEIIFKSFILISAIISSLSILFLGLFILKTGIMPFLNNKIKILNFLFSTNWDPTSNLQKSYGILAFIINSFLTTLFSILIALPIGLGFAIYLLEKAKGFYRQFLQTVIELLAGIPSVVYGFFGSTFIAALVKNIFQREDNLGYNLISSSLILSIMIIPTIISVCYSSLKAVPKSYKFASLALAATDWQTIYNIIIPSASRGILAGTILAIGRAIGETVAVLMVGGGSPLFIKNIFSPIRTLTVNIAMDMGYASGVHREALFSTALVLLLFSIITNLLKNFILSSNKGLKKK encoded by the coding sequence ATGCATCTGAGCTTAAAGACAAAAAGAAAAATAATTGAAATTATTTTCAAATCTTTTATTCTTATATCTGCAATAATCAGCTCCCTATCAATATTGTTTTTGGGTTTGTTTATATTAAAAACTGGAATAATGCCATTTCTTAATAACAAAATTAAAATTTTAAACTTTTTATTCAGCACAAATTGGGATCCTACTAGCAATTTACAAAAATCTTATGGTATTTTGGCATTCATTATTAATTCCTTTTTAACTACACTTTTTTCTATTTTAATTGCTTTACCAATTGGATTGGGATTTGCGATATATTTACTTGAAAAAGCAAAAGGATTTTATAGACAATTTTTACAAACAGTAATAGAGCTTTTAGCAGGAATCCCTAGTGTAGTTTACGGATTTTTTGGAAGCACATTTATTGCAGCTTTAGTAAAAAACATTTTTCAAAGAGAAGACAATTTGGGATACAATTTAATAAGCTCATCACTCATATTAAGCATAATGATAATCCCCACAATAATTAGCGTTTGTTATTCATCGCTCAAAGCCGTTCCAAAATCATATAAATTTGCATCTCTTGCATTAGCAGCAACAGACTGGCAAACAATATATAATATAATAATACCATCGGCTAGTCGAGGTATTTTAGCAGGAACAATATTGGCAATAGGAAGAGCTATTGGAGAAACCGTGGCAGTATTAATGGTCGGAGGAGGCTCTCCTCTTTTTATAAAAAACATATTTTCTCCTATTAGAACACTAACTGTAAACATTGCTATGGACATGGGATACGCCTCGGGTGTTCACAGAGAAGCTCTCTTTTCTACAGCTCTAGTATTATTGCTATTTTCAATAATTACAAATTTACTCAAAAATTTTATACTATCTTCCAATAAAGGGTTAAAGAAAAAGTGA
- a CDS encoding coiled-coil domain-containing protein has product MMKKIKSEINLLKIEKDKNLIELGKILKNNNIVELKNLNHYPNLKLVEKELYQMKSNLSKSEENENILKNLNKKIYILKKEYKSTSKSYKKNLKEIAKTIIEIYPQNLELISKYNMNFSKLKLEKYKKIELASDHKTKNYLQRIMLEVSSTINNIINMINVYKISKEFEKQVFTKYYPSENFESIMNEFSLNKKLNNVIVKEFKIINEIKTNIKNIKEEIKEIISTSKKEKIYKKNTIKNEINVITKNKENILKKIAEEFIEITKKDKMTAKTNAISSIIQKIEKINQKILNLNNDLIKITKQEEIKNIQQKIQALTKEKNKINNKLDALTSKIEVIQNELDNE; this is encoded by the coding sequence ATGATGAAAAAAATCAAATCAGAAATCAACTTGTTAAAGATAGAAAAAGACAAAAATTTAATTGAGCTTGGAAAAATATTAAAAAATAATAATATAGTAGAATTAAAAAATTTAAACCACTATCCCAATTTAAAATTAGTAGAAAAAGAATTGTATCAAATGAAAAGCAATTTAAGCAAATCAGAAGAAAATGAAAACATATTAAAAAATTTAAACAAAAAAATTTATATTCTTAAAAAAGAATATAAATCTACTAGTAAATCATATAAAAAAAACCTTAAAGAAATTGCTAAAACAATAATCGAAATTTATCCTCAAAATCTAGAATTAATATCAAAATACAATATGAATTTTTCTAAATTGAAACTTGAAAAATATAAAAAAATAGAATTAGCAAGTGATCATAAAACAAAAAATTATTTACAAAGAATAATGCTTGAAGTTAGCTCAACAATAAACAATATCATTAATATGATAAATGTATATAAAATATCAAAAGAATTTGAAAAGCAGGTATTCACAAAATATTACCCTTCTGAAAACTTTGAAAGCATAATGAATGAATTTTCATTAAATAAAAAGTTAAACAATGTAATTGTTAAAGAATTTAAAATAATAAATGAAATCAAAACAAATATAAAAAACATAAAAGAAGAAATAAAAGAAATAATATCTACAAGCAAAAAAGAAAAAATATACAAAAAGAATACAATAAAAAACGAAATCAATGTTATTACAAAAAACAAAGAAAACATTTTAAAAAAAATTGCTGAAGAATTTATTGAAATCACAAAAAAAGATAAAATGACAGCCAAAACCAATGCAATCAGCTCAATAATTCAAAAAATAGAAAAAATAAACCAAAAAATATTAAACTTAAATAATGATTTAATAAAAATAACAAAACAAGAAGAAATAAAAAACATTCAACAAAAGATACAAGCTCTAACAAAAGAAAAAAATAAAATTAATAACAAATTAGACGCATTAACTTCTAAAATAGAAGTTATTCAAAATGAACTTGACAATGAATAA
- a CDS encoding lipoprotein: MQSGLKIKLILFFCCFACSCDINYPEIKELDYKINYYFTENRLDYSMSFDFAIKVINSKDVFKLSIENKNTNEFIQVINNNYSSFFIDSSLGKDILYCKDLRFNFFDKTFEDFTSCVRLFDKGMRVYNRELVISLGMSKYDLDDVHNYVYKSKDMEMLNKLSNSKVFFVKTYKDKLHPVSSVVRIDSIDILEIDKAFDNYISFYYVEKNSNLFFKVG, from the coding sequence ATGCAGAGCGGATTAAAAATTAAATTAATATTGTTTTTTTGTTGTTTTGCTTGTTCTTGCGACATAAATTATCCGGAGATAAAAGAGCTTGATTATAAGATAAATTATTATTTTACTGAAAATCGCTTAGATTACTCTATGAGTTTTGATTTTGCAATTAAAGTTATAAATTCAAAAGATGTTTTTAAATTATCAATAGAGAATAAGAACACTAATGAGTTTATTCAAGTGATTAATAATAATTATAGCTCTTTTTTTATTGATTCTAGCCTTGGAAAGGATATTCTATATTGTAAGGATTTGAGGTTTAATTTTTTTGATAAAACTTTTGAAGATTTTACCTCATGTGTTCGTCTTTTTGATAAGGGCATGAGAGTATACAATAGAGAGCTTGTTATTTCTTTGGGTATGTCAAAATATGATTTAGATGATGTTCACAATTATGTATATAAGTCTAAAGATATGGAAATGTTAAACAAGTTAAGCAATTCCAAAGTATTTTTTGTTAAAACTTATAAAGACAAACTACATCCGGTCTCTTCAGTTGTTAGAATTGATTCAATAGATATTCTAGAGATTGATAAAGCATTTGATAATTACATAAGTTTTTATTATGTCGAAAAAAATTCAAATCTTTTTTTTAAAGTTGGCTGA
- the mutL gene encoding DNA mismatch repair endonuclease MutL, translating to MNKIRFLDKYLVQKIAAGESIDRPCSILRELLDNSIDSGATKIEVFLEEGGIQKILIIDNGSGISKEDLKICYLPHTTSKISSEEDLRKIETLGFRGEALSSIAICSNISITSSTTSNESYQIEVENGIEKCFKKQPAINGTIVDVTKIFHNFPARKRFLKQEPIETKMCLKVLEEKIITHPEINFEINLNQKLRKIYFKESLIDRVQNVYGNVIENNKFRVLKKEHDNIKIEIFLAPDNFSKKSKRHIKTFVNRRPIDQKDLLEAITNGHSRILSPGNFPICYLFLEINPEYIDFNVHPQKKEVRFYNLPFLFKLISDNINNFFDKNINNYQDIIIKRQLTEDDHLIEMTNQPENFNKINTYDIPQNNNLETEDVNEPNKNTTQSNIDLRRYNSIIQNRPTLRENIGNIFSDNFLEFEEPPNKNEKEEIKFNYIGQIFSEFLIVEKINEIYFIDQHAVHEKIIYEKLRNSKKNVQKLLVPIEFTVVDKNIEEIIDSEIEEYKQMDIIISKIGPKKYQLESIPNICSQYENTLINFFQSRRSRTINSLESDLYATIACRKAVKRNDMLSAEFSKFLINEFFKLEIKHCPHGRKIYYKISKFELEKKVDRA from the coding sequence ATGAACAAAATAAGATTCTTAGATAAATACTTGGTTCAAAAAATAGCAGCAGGAGAATCAATAGACAGGCCATGTTCAATATTAAGGGAACTACTAGACAATTCAATAGATTCTGGAGCTACTAAAATTGAGGTTTTTCTTGAAGAAGGGGGAATTCAAAAAATCTTAATAATAGATAATGGAAGCGGAATAAGTAAAGAAGATTTAAAAATCTGCTATCTACCACACACTACTTCAAAAATATCATCGGAAGAAGATTTAAGAAAAATAGAAACTCTAGGCTTTAGGGGAGAGGCTCTCTCTAGTATTGCAATTTGCTCCAACATTTCAATAACAAGCTCAACAACTAGCAATGAAAGCTATCAAATAGAAGTAGAAAATGGAATTGAAAAATGCTTTAAAAAACAACCCGCCATAAACGGAACAATAGTAGATGTCACAAAAATATTTCACAACTTCCCAGCAAGGAAAAGATTCTTAAAGCAAGAACCCATTGAAACAAAAATGTGTCTAAAAGTTTTAGAAGAAAAAATAATAACCCACCCCGAAATCAATTTCGAAATTAATTTAAATCAAAAGCTAAGAAAAATTTACTTTAAAGAATCGTTAATTGACAGGGTTCAAAATGTATATGGAAATGTAATAGAAAATAATAAATTTAGGGTCTTAAAAAAAGAACATGACAATATAAAAATAGAAATATTTTTAGCACCAGATAACTTTTCTAAAAAAAGTAAAAGACATATTAAAACATTTGTCAACAGAAGACCTATCGATCAAAAAGATCTCTTAGAAGCAATAACTAATGGACACAGCAGAATACTTTCTCCTGGCAACTTCCCAATATGTTATTTATTTTTAGAAATAAACCCTGAATATATTGACTTTAATGTACACCCTCAAAAAAAAGAAGTAAGATTTTACAATCTTCCATTTTTATTTAAACTAATATCTGACAATATTAATAATTTTTTTGATAAAAATATAAATAACTACCAAGACATAATAATAAAAAGACAATTAACAGAAGATGATCATTTAATAGAAATGACAAACCAACCAGAAAACTTTAATAAAATCAACACATATGATATACCACAAAACAATAATTTAGAAACAGAAGATGTAAACGAGCCAAACAAAAACACAACACAAAGCAATATTGACCTTAGAAGGTATAATTCAATTATACAAAATAGACCAACACTCAGGGAAAACATTGGAAACATTTTCTCTGACAATTTTTTAGAATTTGAAGAACCTCCAAATAAAAATGAAAAAGAAGAAATAAAATTTAACTATATTGGACAAATATTCTCTGAATTTTTAATCGTTGAAAAAATAAATGAAATTTACTTCATAGACCAACACGCAGTTCACGAAAAAATAATATATGAAAAACTTAGAAATTCAAAAAAAAATGTTCAAAAACTTCTAGTACCAATTGAATTCACAGTAGTTGATAAAAACATAGAAGAAATTATAGATAGTGAGATTGAAGAATACAAACAAATGGACATTATAATCTCTAAAATAGGCCCTAAAAAATATCAACTTGAATCTATTCCTAATATTTGTAGTCAATATGAAAATACTCTTATTAACTTTTTTCAATCAAGAAGAAGTAGGACAATAAATTCTCTTGAATCTGACTTATACGCAACTATTGCCTGTAGAAAGGCTGTCAAAAGAAATGACATGCTAAGCGCTGAATTTAGTAAATTTTTAATAAATGAATTTTTTAAACTAGAAATCAAACATTGTCCTCATGGACGAAAAATTTATTACAAAATATCTAAATTTGAACTTGAAAAAAAAGTTGACAGAGCATAA
- a CDS encoding extracellular solute-binding protein: MKKVIILIFMLSTSLLYNCKNQDNEKIVSIGGSTTVSPILDEMILRYNKINNNTKVTYDAQGSSVGINGLFNKIYKIAISSRDLTKEEIEQGAKETVFAYDALIFITSPEIKITNITEENLAKILNGEIQNWKQVGGPDAKINFINRDSSSGSYSSIKDLLLNKIFKTHEEAQFRQDGIVVKSNGEVIEKTSLTPHSIGYIGLGYAKNSIEKGLNILSVNSTYPTKETINSNKYTIKRNLIIVTNNKYEDKSVTQFIDFMTSSTGQDIVEEQGFLGIKT, from the coding sequence ATGAAAAAAGTTATTATCTTAATTTTTATGCTATCAACAAGTTTATTATACAACTGTAAAAATCAAGACAATGAAAAAATTGTATCAATTGGAGGATCTACAACTGTAAGCCCAATACTAGACGAAATGATTTTAAGATATAATAAAATAAACAATAATACTAAAGTAACATACGATGCACAAGGAAGTAGTGTTGGCATAAACGGGCTATTTAACAAAATATATAAAATAGCAATATCATCAAGAGATTTAACAAAAGAAGAAATTGAACAAGGGGCAAAAGAAACTGTATTTGCTTATGATGCTTTAATTTTCATTACAAGCCCTGAAATAAAAATTACAAATATTACAGAAGAAAATCTAGCTAAAATACTAAATGGAGAAATTCAAAATTGGAAACAAGTGGGAGGTCCTGATGCTAAAATCAACTTTATCAATCGAGACTCTTCTTCTGGTTCTTATTCGTCTATAAAAGACCTACTTCTTAATAAAATATTCAAAACTCACGAAGAAGCTCAATTTAGACAAGACGGAATAGTGGTAAAATCTAATGGAGAGGTAATTGAAAAAACAAGCCTTACTCCCCACTCAATAGGATATATAGGTCTTGGATACGCAAAAAATTCAATAGAAAAGGGTTTGAATATTCTTTCTGTTAACAGCACATATCCTACAAAAGAAACAATAAATAGCAATAAATACACCATTAAAAGAAATTTAATAATAGTTACAAATAACAAATACGAGGATAAAAGCGTAACTCAATTTATTGATTTCATGACAAGCTCAACTGGACAAGATATTGTTGAAGAACAAGGCTTTTTAGGGATAAAAACATAA
- the efp gene encoding elongation factor P gives MAVVKSSEIEKGSFLLIKGAPHIVLEREFSKTGRGGAIVRLKLKNLKNKFVIRETLKGADTAEAIEIYEVSAQYLYKDKDVLVFMDLETYDQVSLDLKESANLQDKVPFLQESEIYSLVTFDNVVIDIKLAPKIAFEVVEVEAAVKGDTVTNAMKNITLNTGLVVKAPLFINVGDKVLINSETKEYAERIKN, from the coding sequence ATGGCAGTAGTGAAATCTAGTGAGATTGAAAAAGGTTCTTTTTTACTTATCAAAGGGGCTCCCCATATTGTTCTTGAAAGAGAATTCTCAAAAACAGGTAGGGGAGGGGCGATAGTAAGGTTAAAGCTTAAGAACTTAAAAAACAAATTTGTCATTAGAGAAACTTTAAAAGGGGCAGATACCGCAGAAGCTATTGAAATTTATGAAGTTAGTGCTCAGTATTTATACAAAGATAAAGACGTTTTGGTTTTTATGGATTTAGAAACTTATGATCAAGTTAGTTTGGACTTAAAAGAAAGTGCTAATTTACAAGATAAAGTGCCTTTTTTGCAGGAGTCTGAAATCTATTCTCTTGTAACTTTTGACAATGTGGTTATTGATATTAAGCTGGCTCCAAAGATTGCTTTTGAAGTTGTAGAAGTTGAGGCGGCTGTTAAAGGTGATACTGTAACAAATGCAATGAAAAATATTACTCTTAATACAGGGCTTGTAGTAAAAGCTCCACTTTTTATTAACGTTGGAGATAAGGTTTTAATTAATTCTGAAACTAAAGAGTATGCAGAGCGGATTAAAAATTAA